A window from Sphingobium sp. EM0848 encodes these proteins:
- the rnr gene encoding ribonuclease R, whose product MASTEKNKKSAASRTKVRPAGFPTRDQVMDFITSSDQPAGKREIAKAFGLKGQEKIALKALLKDMADEGLVDIGPARAFHKMGGVPKVTVLRIVDVDDTTLIATPERWEAEGQPAPRLRVVERGKRGALTIGDRILARTEEAGRGWVAHPMKKLAKASEELLGVVEEGEGGKLWLRPVDKRIRRDTPISDVGTAKKGDLVLAEPVGRPPRISARVTDILGDPFAPRSFSLIAIHKHGIPHVFSERVEEEAVTASGLALHEEKREDLRHLPIVAIDPVDARDHDDAVWAAPDDDPANEGGYKAIVAIADVSYYVRPGSALDREARKRGNSVYFPDLVVPMLPHQLSSDMCSLRAGQDRAAMACHLVVDASGKVKSWRFSRAVIRVAAVLAYEDAQAAINGEKPLDLLETALKPLWACWALLRKAREKREPLALDLPERRVVLDEYGKIVSVAVRERLDAHMLIEDYMIAANVAAAKALEQKKAPVMYRVHEPPSRDKLVALKDYLATFDIEFALGQVVKPATFNRLIERVGEAEEKPQIMEQILRSQTQAYYTPQNEGHFGLALGSYAHFTSPIRRYADLLVHRALVGAYGLELPAPKGSVIPERSSLSGEDMENMGRVGEMISGHERRAMEAERETIDRYVAAFLAAHVGDLVEARITGVQSFGFFATVEGLGGDGLVPVSTLGDERFFYDEAGRALEGVESGDRYTVGQRLQLRLAEADPINGALRFELPDALPQRPSFRKDRARPGIKRGRPANIRHIGSKRGKHRR is encoded by the coding sequence ATGGCATCGACCGAAAAGAACAAGAAATCCGCCGCTTCGCGCACCAAGGTGCGGCCTGCCGGTTTCCCCACGCGCGATCAGGTGATGGATTTCATCACCTCCTCCGACCAGCCGGCAGGGAAAAGGGAAATCGCGAAGGCCTTCGGCCTCAAGGGGCAGGAAAAGATCGCGCTCAAGGCGTTGCTCAAGGACATGGCGGATGAGGGGCTGGTTGACATCGGTCCGGCGCGGGCCTTTCACAAGATGGGCGGCGTGCCCAAGGTCACGGTGTTGCGGATCGTCGATGTCGACGACACCACACTGATTGCGACGCCGGAGCGCTGGGAGGCGGAGGGGCAGCCCGCGCCCCGGCTGAGGGTCGTGGAGCGTGGGAAACGCGGTGCGCTGACCATCGGCGACCGGATTTTGGCGCGGACGGAAGAGGCCGGGCGCGGCTGGGTCGCGCATCCGATGAAGAAGCTCGCCAAGGCCAGCGAGGAATTGCTGGGCGTGGTCGAGGAGGGCGAGGGCGGCAAGCTGTGGCTGCGGCCCGTCGACAAGCGGATCAGGCGGGATACGCCGATTTCGGATGTCGGGACCGCGAAGAAGGGCGATCTGGTGCTGGCCGAGCCGGTGGGGCGGCCGCCCCGCATCAGCGCGCGGGTGACGGATATTCTCGGCGATCCCTTTGCGCCGCGCAGTTTCAGTCTGATCGCCATTCACAAACATGGCATTCCGCATGTCTTTTCGGAGCGGGTCGAGGAGGAGGCGGTAACGGCTTCCGGCCTGGCTCTGCATGAGGAGAAGCGGGAAGATCTGCGCCATCTGCCCATCGTCGCTATCGATCCGGTGGACGCGCGGGACCATGACGATGCGGTCTGGGCGGCGCCGGATGACGATCCGGCGAATGAGGGCGGATACAAGGCCATCGTCGCGATTGCGGATGTCAGCTACTATGTGCGGCCGGGGAGCGCGCTGGATCGCGAGGCGAGGAAGCGCGGTAACAGCGTCTATTTCCCCGATCTGGTCGTGCCGATGCTGCCGCATCAGCTTTCCTCTGACATGTGTTCGCTGCGGGCCGGGCAGGATCGGGCGGCCATGGCCTGTCATCTGGTTGTCGATGCTTCGGGCAAGGTGAAGAGCTGGCGCTTTTCCCGCGCGGTGATCCGAGTGGCGGCGGTGCTGGCCTATGAGGATGCGCAGGCGGCCATCAATGGCGAAAAGCCGCTTGATCTGCTGGAGACGGCGCTGAAGCCGCTCTGGGCCTGCTGGGCGCTGCTGCGCAAGGCGCGGGAGAAACGGGAGCCTTTGGCGCTGGACCTGCCGGAGCGGCGGGTGGTGCTGGATGAATATGGCAAGATCGTCAGCGTGGCGGTGCGGGAGCGGCTCGACGCGCATATGCTGATCGAGGATTATATGATCGCCGCCAATGTCGCGGCGGCCAAGGCGCTGGAACAGAAGAAGGCGCCGGTCATGTATCGCGTCCATGAACCGCCGAGCCGCGACAAGCTGGTGGCGCTGAAGGACTATCTGGCGACCTTCGACATCGAATTCGCGCTGGGGCAGGTGGTGAAGCCGGCAACCTTCAACCGGCTGATCGAACGGGTGGGAGAAGCCGAGGAAAAGCCGCAGATCATGGAGCAGATCCTGCGCAGCCAGACCCAGGCCTATTATACGCCGCAAAATGAGGGGCATTTCGGGCTGGCGCTTGGCTCCTATGCCCATTTCACCTCACCGATCCGGCGCTATGCGGACCTGCTGGTGCATCGGGCGCTGGTGGGTGCCTATGGGCTGGAACTGCCCGCGCCCAAGGGGAGCGTCATTCCTGAGCGGTCTTCGCTGAGCGGCGAGGATATGGAGAATATGGGCCGCGTCGGTGAGATGATCAGCGGCCATGAGCGGCGCGCCATGGAGGCGGAGCGCGAGACGATCGATCGCTATGTCGCGGCCTTTCTGGCGGCGCATGTGGGCGATCTGGTCGAGGCGCGGATTACCGGGGTGCAGAGCTTTGGTTTCTTCGCGACGGTCGAGGGTCTGGGCGGCGACGGGCTGGTGCCGGTGTCGACCCTGGGCGACGAGCGCTTCTTCTATGACGAGGCTGGGCGCGCGCTGGAGGGCGTCGAAAGCGGGGACCGCTATACGGTGGGACAGCGTTTGCAGTTGCGGTTGGCGGAGGCCGATCCGATCAACGGGGCGTTGCGCTTCGAATTGCCCGATGCCCTGCCGCAGCGGCCGAGCTTCCGGAAGGACCGGGCGCGGCCGGGGATCAAGCGCGGGCGGCCCGCCAATATCCGCCATATCGGGTCGAAGCGGGGGAAGCATCGGCGGTGA
- a CDS encoding universal stress protein → MRTYLVVVDESPEAETALRFAARRAAKTAGTVRILALIPPAEFVQWGGVQATMEDEALQRAEALVTSAAGTLTDESGIRPSITVRQGDPVTVVRRTLEEMDDVAALVLGAAASGPPGVLVSHFAGADAGKLPCPIMIIPGGLDAEAIDRLS, encoded by the coding sequence ATGCGGACATATCTGGTTGTCGTCGACGAATCGCCCGAGGCGGAGACAGCGCTCCGTTTCGCCGCCCGCCGCGCCGCCAAGACTGCGGGCACGGTCCGTATCCTGGCGCTGATACCGCCCGCCGAATTCGTCCAATGGGGCGGCGTGCAGGCGACCATGGAAGATGAAGCCCTGCAACGGGCCGAAGCGCTGGTGACAAGCGCCGCCGGCACGCTCACCGACGAATCCGGCATCCGCCCCAGCATCACCGTGCGGCAGGGCGATCCGGTGACGGTCGTGCGCCGCACGCTGGAGGAAATGGACGATGTCGCCGCGCTGGTGCTGGGCGCCGCCGCCAGCGGCCCTCCGGGCGTCCTTGTCTCGCATTTCGCGGGCGCCGATGCGGGCAAGCTGCCCTGCCCGATCATGATCATCCCCGGTGGTCTGGATGCCGAAGCCATCGACCGGTTGAGCTGA
- a CDS encoding pyruvate dehydrogenase complex dihydrolipoamide acetyltransferase, translated as MSKTIQMPALSPTMEEGTLAKWLVKEGDTVSSGDLLAEIETDKATMEFEAVDEGVVAKILVAEGSEGVKVGTVIAIIAEEGEDVSAAAAGGASAPKAEAPKVDPVPAKAAAAPAVTAASTPAPVKAASDDRVKASPLARRLAEAKGIDLAAVSGTGPNGRVVKADLEGAAPAPKAVAPAAAPATALAVAPAAAQDFGIPHEAIKLSGMRKTIARRLTESKQQVPHIYLTVDVQLDRLLKLRTELNAGLASRDVKLSVNDLLIKALGVALVQVPECNVQFAGDQMLQFKRADISVAVSIPGGLITPIVTGVDSKGVAAISTEMKDLASRAKDGKLKPEEYQGGTASLSNMGMFGIKQFEAVINPPQAMIMAIGAGEKRPFVVDDSLQIATVMSATGSFDHRAIDGADGARLMKAFRELVENPLGMLA; from the coding sequence ATGAGCAAAACGATCCAGATGCCCGCACTGTCCCCGACCATGGAAGAAGGGACGCTCGCGAAGTGGCTGGTGAAGGAGGGCGACACGGTTTCGTCCGGTGATCTGTTGGCCGAGATCGAGACCGACAAGGCGACGATGGAGTTCGAAGCGGTCGATGAGGGCGTCGTTGCCAAGATCCTGGTGGCCGAAGGCTCCGAAGGGGTGAAGGTCGGCACCGTCATCGCCATCATCGCCGAGGAGGGGGAGGATGTTTCGGCGGCCGCCGCCGGCGGCGCTTCGGCACCCAAGGCGGAAGCGCCCAAGGTCGATCCGGTTCCGGCCAAGGCGGCGGCTGCCCCCGCGGTTACGGCTGCTTCCACGCCGGCGCCGGTAAAGGCTGCGTCGGATGATCGGGTGAAGGCCAGCCCTCTCGCGCGCCGTCTGGCTGAAGCGAAGGGCATCGATCTGGCTGCCGTGTCGGGGACTGGCCCCAATGGCCGCGTGGTGAAGGCCGATCTGGAAGGCGCCGCGCCCGCGCCCAAGGCTGTGGCTCCGGCCGCTGCCCCGGCCACCGCGCTGGCGGTTGCGCCCGCCGCCGCACAGGATTTCGGCATTCCGCATGAAGCCATCAAGCTCAGCGGCATGCGCAAGACCATCGCGCGCCGCCTGACCGAGTCCAAGCAGCAGGTGCCGCATATTTACCTGACCGTCGATGTGCAGCTCGACAGGCTGCTCAAGCTGCGGACTGAGCTGAATGCGGGTCTGGCGTCGCGCGACGTCAAGCTGTCCGTCAACGACCTGCTGATCAAGGCGCTGGGCGTGGCGCTGGTCCAGGTGCCCGAGTGCAACGTGCAGTTCGCCGGCGACCAGATGCTCCAGTTCAAGCGCGCCGACATCAGCGTCGCGGTGTCGATCCCCGGCGGCCTGATCACGCCCATCGTGACCGGGGTCGACAGCAAGGGCGTCGCCGCGATTTCGACCGAGATGAAGGACCTTGCGTCCCGCGCCAAGGACGGCAAGCTGAAGCCGGAGGAATATCAGGGCGGCACCGCCTCGCTCTCCAACATGGGGATGTTCGGCATCAAGCAGTTCGAAGCCGTCATCAACCCGCCGCAGGCCATGATCATGGCCATTGGCGCAGGTGAGAAGCGTCCGTTCGTCGTCGATGATTCGCTTCAGATCGCGACGGTCATGTCGGCCACGGGCAGCTTCGACCATCGCGCCATCGATGGCGCTGACGGCGCCCGTCTGATGAAGGCCTTCCGCGAACTGGTTGAAAATCCGCTGGGGATGCTGGCCTGA
- a CDS encoding acyl-CoA thioesterase gives MAGVEEQPPEDSPAVRVIAMPADTNPYGDIFGGWLMSLMDSAAGSVAARHSHGRAVTIAVEGMTFLRPVVVGDEVSVFAKLVSVGRTSMKIAVEAWRRTRLDDRSYRVTKATFTFVAIGEDRQPRSVPPFTPSAD, from the coding sequence ATGGCTGGCGTGGAGGAGCAGCCGCCGGAAGATAGCCCGGCCGTGCGGGTCATCGCCATGCCCGCCGACACCAATCCTTATGGGGATATTTTCGGCGGCTGGCTGATGAGCCTTATGGACTCGGCCGCGGGATCGGTCGCAGCGCGGCATAGCCATGGGCGCGCTGTCACCATTGCCGTTGAGGGTATGACTTTTCTGCGGCCCGTCGTCGTGGGCGACGAAGTGTCGGTCTTCGCCAAGCTGGTGTCGGTCGGGCGGACGTCCATGAAGATCGCCGTCGAAGCGTGGCGCCGGACGCGCCTTGACGACCGATCCTATCGGGTGACGAAGGCGACCTTTACCTTCGTCGCGATCGGTGAGGATCGCCAGCCCCGTTCCGTGCCGCCCTTTACCCCTTCGGCGGACTGA
- the lpdA gene encoding dihydrolipoyl dehydrogenase — MAENYDVIVLGSGPGGYVAAIRSAQLGLKTAIVERENLGGICLNWGCIPTKALLRSAEIYHYMQHAKDYGLAAEQISADIEAVVKRSRGVAKQLNQGVTHLMKKNKIAVHMGDGKLVAKGKLSVTKDGKTEELTAKHIIVATGARARDLPFAPADGKRVWTYRHAMTPPEMPGKLLVIGSGAIGIEFASFYNDMGADVTVVEMLDRVVPVEDADVSVFLEKALKKQGMTIMTGAGVEKLEVGANGVKAAIKGKDGKIVNGEYSHVIVAIGIVPNTENIGLETLGVKTERGHIVTDPSCKTNVDGIWAIGDVTAPPWLAHKASHEGVIAAEAIAGKHPHAMDVRNIPGCTYCHPQIASVGLTEAKAKEAGYEVKVGMFPFIGNGRAIALGEAEGFTKTVFDAKTGELLGAHMIGAEVTEMIQGFTIGKTLETTEAELMHTVFPHPTISESMHESVLAAYGRALHI; from the coding sequence ATGGCTGAGAATTACGATGTCATCGTTCTGGGTTCCGGCCCCGGCGGCTATGTTGCCGCGATCCGTTCGGCCCAGCTGGGCCTGAAGACCGCCATCGTCGAGCGCGAAAATCTGGGGGGCATCTGCCTCAACTGGGGCTGCATCCCGACCAAGGCGCTGCTGCGTTCGGCGGAAATCTATCATTATATGCAGCATGCCAAGGATTATGGCCTGGCCGCTGAACAGATCAGTGCGGACATTGAAGCCGTCGTGAAGCGCTCGCGCGGGGTTGCAAAGCAGCTCAATCAGGGCGTTACGCACCTGATGAAGAAGAACAAGATCGCCGTCCATATGGGCGACGGCAAGTTGGTCGCGAAAGGCAAGCTCAGCGTCACCAAGGACGGCAAGACCGAGGAACTGACGGCGAAGCACATCATCGTCGCCACCGGCGCCCGCGCGCGTGATCTGCCCTTTGCCCCGGCGGATGGCAAGCGGGTGTGGACCTATCGCCATGCCATGACCCCGCCGGAAATGCCTGGCAAGCTGCTGGTCATCGGTTCGGGCGCCATCGGGATCGAGTTCGCCAGCTTCTATAATGACATGGGCGCGGATGTGACCGTGGTGGAGATGCTGGACCGCGTGGTGCCGGTTGAGGATGCAGATGTCTCCGTATTCCTCGAAAAGGCGCTCAAGAAGCAGGGCATGACCATCATGACCGGCGCGGGCGTCGAGAAGCTGGAAGTCGGGGCCAATGGCGTCAAGGCCGCGATCAAGGGCAAGGACGGCAAGATCGTCAATGGCGAATACAGCCATGTCATCGTCGCCATCGGCATCGTTCCCAATACCGAGAATATCGGCCTGGAAACGCTGGGCGTGAAGACCGAGCGCGGCCATATCGTCACCGACCCGAGCTGCAAGACCAATGTGGACGGCATCTGGGCGATCGGTGACGTGACCGCTCCACCATGGCTGGCGCACAAGGCGAGCCATGAGGGTGTGATCGCGGCCGAGGCGATTGCCGGCAAGCATCCGCACGCCATGGACGTGCGCAATATTCCGGGCTGCACCTATTGCCATCCGCAGATCGCCAGCGTCGGCCTGACCGAAGCCAAGGCGAAGGAAGCCGGATATGAAGTGAAGGTCGGCATGTTCCCCTTCATCGGCAATGGCAGGGCGATCGCTCTGGGCGAGGCGGAAGGCTTCACCAAGACGGTGTTCGACGCCAAGACGGGCGAGTTGCTGGGCGCCCATATGATCGGCGCGGAAGTGACTGAAATGATCCAGGGCTTCACCATCGGCAAGACGCTGGAGACGACCGAGGCGGAACTGATGCACACGGTCTTCCCGCATCCGACCATCTCGGAATCCATGCATGAAAGCGTGCTCGCCGCTTATGGGCGCGCGCTTCATATCTGA
- a CDS encoding phosphatase PAP2 family protein, which produces MGARFISDRRQIRPQQGHVAKGAGALALALFCVLAIALAQRNGLFDMLNVGAMEMMGRMRDSAVGMSVTGIMQMASAVGGTAGRFALLVFCIIGLWRRARGRAFWLLWVVLGGTLLNLALKQGFAAPRPDLLPHLDNVDSYSFPSGHAAGNMIFFGALAMLAGQRSAYVGAGLAIALIGISRVWLGVHWPSDVLAGWIEGLGWLALCGVWLPARRGLGDGAGEAVIGGHAIGGDEAMDPEAVERGRGGD; this is translated from the coding sequence ATGGGCGCGCGCTTCATATCTGATCGGCGTCAAATCCGGCCACAACAAGGGCACGTCGCGAAAGGCGCGGGGGCTTTGGCTCTCGCGCTTTTTTGCGTGCTGGCGATAGCGCTGGCCCAGCGGAACGGGCTGTTCGACATGTTGAATGTCGGGGCGATGGAGATGATGGGGCGGATGCGGGACAGCGCCGTGGGCATGTCCGTGACCGGGATCATGCAAATGGCGTCGGCCGTGGGTGGGACGGCAGGACGTTTCGCCTTATTGGTTTTTTGCATCATCGGCCTCTGGCGGCGTGCGCGGGGCCGTGCGTTCTGGCTGCTATGGGTGGTGCTGGGCGGGACGCTGCTCAATCTCGCGCTTAAACAGGGCTTTGCAGCGCCCCGGCCCGATCTGCTGCCGCATCTCGATAATGTGGACAGCTATAGTTTTCCCAGCGGTCATGCGGCGGGGAACATGATCTTTTTCGGGGCGCTGGCGATGCTGGCGGGACAGCGTTCCGCCTATGTCGGGGCGGGGCTGGCGATTGCGCTGATCGGAATCAGCCGGGTCTGGCTGGGCGTGCATTGGCCGAGCGACGTGCTGGCCGGATGGATCGAGGGGCTGGGCTGGCTGGCGCTTTGCGGCGTCTGGCTACCAGCGCGGCGAGGGCTGGGCGATGGCGCGGGCGAGGCTGTGATAGGGGGGCATGCCATCGGCGGTGACGAAGCCATGGACCCAGAAGCTGTCGAACGCGGTCGCGGCGGCGACTGA
- a CDS encoding DUF2142 domain-containing protein, with amino-acid sequence MRQERRTLAAARRVSMESAPWSTLEKRLFTLVCLFTLFFVCVTPPFQAPDENQHYMKALLLSEGHLLTQQRGVMIGAELPRSAIDLHDIHFPTGASTTARLFDKSMLSRAWAAEEAGAKDRRFADFPNVANYAPTLYAPGAVGLAAGDRLGLPRLGAFYSGRIANALFALAALGAALALLPFGRNAMLATALLPTFCYQNGSLSPDAVINGVGFLGLALALRIGFTPSTPIRNVALFLTAPLLALAKGVYLPLMAAGLRWPDDRRDVRPVLLLAAMALGALAFILWMKFSGGSQALYHIVSRKTGETVTTAPLAAQMAVILRDPLAYLHILATSIAERAPVYALQIAGRFGWNAILLPLFAYPLALLMLGAAIGSGSTMRFSLGQRLWWLAIAAGAGLLIETAMYLTGTALGADYIQGTQGRYFLPILPLALLALMPADPIRGARALFAGSALLLLSVAAATAFDSFWVHGFVTADGMPPYHSLARAIAQPSPRW; translated from the coding sequence ATGCGACAGGAAAGACGGACATTGGCGGCGGCAAGGCGCGTATCGATGGAGAGCGCACCATGGAGCACCCTCGAAAAGCGGCTTTTCACCCTAGTCTGCCTCTTCACCCTCTTTTTCGTCTGCGTCACGCCCCCTTTTCAGGCACCTGACGAAAACCAGCATTATATGAAGGCGCTACTGCTCTCCGAAGGGCATCTCCTGACACAGCAGCGCGGCGTGATGATCGGCGCCGAACTGCCGCGCTCCGCCATCGACCTTCACGATATCCATTTCCCGACCGGCGCTTCCACCACAGCCCGCCTGTTCGACAAGAGCATGCTGTCCAGAGCGTGGGCCGCCGAGGAAGCGGGCGCGAAGGACCGCCGTTTCGCCGATTTCCCCAATGTCGCCAACTACGCCCCTACCCTCTATGCGCCCGGCGCCGTGGGACTAGCGGCGGGCGACCGTCTCGGCCTGCCCCGGCTCGGCGCCTTTTACAGCGGACGGATCGCCAATGCCCTGTTTGCGCTGGCCGCGCTCGGTGCGGCGCTTGCCCTGCTGCCCTTCGGTCGCAACGCCATGCTCGCCACGGCGCTGTTGCCGACCTTCTGCTATCAGAACGGATCGCTCTCACCCGATGCTGTCATCAACGGCGTCGGCTTTCTCGGCCTCGCCCTTGCGCTCCGCATCGGTTTTACCCCCTCTACCCCGATCAGGAACGTGGCTCTGTTCCTCACCGCGCCGCTTCTTGCCCTGGCCAAGGGAGTCTATCTGCCGTTGATGGCCGCAGGGTTGCGCTGGCCCGACGACCGGCGGGACGTTCGCCCGGTGCTGCTGCTCGCCGCCATGGCGCTGGGCGCGCTTGCCTTCATCCTCTGGATGAAATTCTCCGGAGGCAGCCAGGCGCTCTACCATATCGTGTCGCGCAAAACCGGCGAAACCGTCACGACCGCGCCGCTAGCCGCGCAAATGGCGGTGATCCTGCGCGATCCCCTGGCCTATCTCCATATCCTTGCCACGAGCATCGCGGAGCGCGCGCCCGTCTATGCGCTGCAGATCGCCGGCCGCTTCGGCTGGAACGCGATCCTGCTGCCACTGTTCGCCTATCCGCTGGCGCTGTTGATGCTGGGCGCCGCCATTGGCAGCGGATCGACCATGCGCTTTTCCCTCGGCCAGCGGCTCTGGTGGCTCGCCATCGCGGCGGGTGCGGGTCTGCTGATCGAAACCGCCATGTATCTGACCGGGACAGCGCTTGGCGCGGACTATATTCAGGGGACGCAGGGCCGCTATTTCCTGCCGATCCTGCCGCTCGCCCTGCTCGCCCTCATGCCCGCCGATCCGATCCGGGGCGCCCGCGCGCTGTTCGCCGGGTCGGCTTTGCTGCTGCTGTCAGTCGCCGCCGCGACCGCGTTCGACAGCTTCTGGGTCCATGGCTTCGTCACCGCCGATGGCATGCCCCCCTATCACAGCCTCGCCCGCGCCATCGCCCAGCCCTCGCCGCGCTGGTAG
- a CDS encoding STAS/SEC14 domain-containing protein yields MYVIDFRHDLNLLDIRWKGIFTDEIIADYARLLKRQFIEQGFQPGYLLRMDMTDSAVQTQDAVGAFGRNLGDFPKARRIAIVTPSVIARMQVRRVMTQPYLRIFSLAEPALEWLLAEAVEPAGGR; encoded by the coding sequence ATGTATGTGATTGATTTCCGGCATGATCTCAACCTGCTGGACATTCGGTGGAAGGGCATATTCACTGATGAGATCATTGCCGATTATGCGCGGCTGCTGAAACGGCAATTTATCGAGCAAGGTTTTCAGCCGGGCTATTTGCTGCGGATGGACATGACCGATAGCGCTGTCCAGACGCAGGATGCTGTGGGCGCCTTCGGTCGCAATCTCGGGGATTTTCCTAAGGCGCGGCGGATCGCCATTGTGACGCCCAGCGTCATTGCCCGGATGCAGGTGCGGCGGGTCATGACCCAGCCTTATTTGCGGATATTCTCGCTGGCCGAACCCGCACTTGAATGGTTGCTGGCCGAGGCGGTCGAGCCGGCCGGCGGGCGTTGA
- a CDS encoding hemolysin family protein: protein MAEGSPKDGNGSKEPDSSSHEGGLWSGLKSLLFGEEESHSLRQELEDTLDEYDEERQDEDASHAAKGDLSAIERQMVRNLLHFSEHTVDDVAVPRADIIAIEEKASFADLAALFAEAGHSRIPVYRETLDTIVGMVHIRDAFAILAGKAPVPDTLEPLIRQPLYVPESMGALDLLAEMRAKRTHLAIVLDEYSGTEGLLTFEDLVEEIVGEVEDEHDEEPEAMLVPLEGGLWEADARAELEDVAKEIDEKLADIEEDVDTLGGLAFVIAGRVPEPGEIIEHQESGWKLEILASDGRRVSRLRLHPPAARKIEEDS from the coding sequence ATGGCGGAAGGCAGTCCTAAGGACGGCAACGGTTCGAAGGAACCGGACAGTAGTAGCCACGAAGGCGGTTTATGGAGCGGCCTGAAGTCGCTGCTCTTCGGAGAGGAAGAAAGCCACAGCCTCCGTCAGGAGCTGGAGGATACACTCGACGAATATGATGAGGAACGGCAGGACGAGGACGCGTCCCATGCCGCCAAGGGCGACCTATCGGCGATCGAGCGCCAGATGGTCCGCAACCTCCTTCATTTTTCCGAACATACGGTCGACGACGTCGCCGTTCCCCGCGCGGACATCATCGCCATTGAGGAAAAGGCAAGCTTCGCCGACCTCGCGGCGCTGTTCGCGGAAGCCGGGCACAGCCGCATTCCGGTCTATCGCGAAACGCTCGACACCATTGTCGGCATGGTCCACATCCGCGACGCCTTCGCCATCCTGGCCGGCAAGGCGCCGGTTCCCGACACGCTGGAACCGCTGATCCGCCAGCCGCTCTACGTGCCCGAAAGCATGGGAGCACTCGATCTTCTCGCGGAAATGCGCGCCAAGCGCACCCATCTCGCCATCGTGCTGGACGAATATTCGGGCACCGAAGGCCTGCTCACCTTCGAGGATCTGGTCGAGGAAATCGTCGGCGAAGTCGAAGACGAGCATGACGAGGAGCCCGAAGCGATGCTCGTCCCGCTGGAAGGCGGGCTCTGGGAAGCCGATGCCCGCGCCGAACTGGAGGATGTCGCCAAGGAAATCGACGAAAAGCTGGCCGATATCGAGGAGGATGTCGATACGCTGGGCGGGCTTGCCTTCGTGATTGCCGGTCGCGTTCCCGAACCGGGCGAAATCATCGAACATCAGGAAAGCGGTTGGAAACTCGAAATATTGGCCAGCGACGGACGCCGCGTCAGCCGCCTGCGCCTCCACCCGCCAGCGGCACGGAAGATCGAGGAAGACAGCTGA
- the ybeY gene encoding rRNA maturation RNase YbeY, with protein sequence MIEVAVLHDQGWPDTDWELLAQRAVVAAITHSPYAAFAADEALYEVAVKLTTDEEVHQLNRAYRDKDKPTNVLSFPMVQSDLLEATANTDDGEVILGDIVLAEGVCAAEAAEKGISIIDHATHLIIHGTFHLLGYDHMEDAEAEAMEALETQSLLSLGISDPYGDR encoded by the coding sequence ATGATTGAAGTCGCCGTCCTCCACGATCAGGGCTGGCCCGATACCGATTGGGAACTGCTCGCCCAGCGTGCCGTCGTCGCCGCGATCACGCACAGCCCCTATGCGGCCTTCGCAGCCGACGAGGCGCTGTACGAAGTCGCGGTCAAACTCACCACCGACGAAGAAGTCCATCAGCTTAACCGCGCCTATCGGGACAAGGACAAGCCGACCAATGTCCTGTCCTTCCCGATGGTGCAGTCCGACCTGCTGGAAGCCACCGCGAACACCGACGATGGCGAAGTCATCCTGGGCGATATCGTGCTGGCGGAGGGCGTCTGCGCGGCCGAAGCCGCCGAAAAAGGCATCTCCATTATCGACCATGCAACCCATCTGATCATTCATGGCACTTTTCATTTGCTGGGATATGATCATATGGAGGACGCCGAGGCCGAAGCGATGGAGGCTCTTGAGACGCAATCGTTGCTCAGCCTTGGCATTTCCGATCCCTATGGGGATCGCTAA